The genomic window gaatggatcgagtagagtcctttttagctccttctgcacctgaaaacacaccaaaacatgcaatgcatatgcaagatgatcttagatgcctaagtatgcaaaataagttaaaatggtgcaaaatgatatgatacaatgagcaaatgcaaaggtaaatgatgataaacatatacctaagagtaaaatacagtgttatcaccTAGTTGGGCCAAGGGACGGATCTAGGAAGGGAGGTGTTGGGGAGCTGCCCCAGCGGCtttcctaaatttttattttttgacattaaatttggaaaattgaAGACTTCAAATGGTAATTTCCTTTTATAGCACTTTGTAAATGTTTATTCAAGAATCATTTagcaaaaaacaaagtcaTGGTTAAAATCTTTAATTGTTTGAGACAAATTGTGGAGAATTAGTTTTCAAGAATCTATTAACCATTATAAAacgtttcaatttttttttatgtaaatgtttttacttttctttttgttaggCAAGGCAACAAATCATGAAATCGAACGTAATGTGTGGTTGGCAGCAACTAAGTTACCATTGAGTGCTGttgacaaaagagaaaattgaaataatatatattaccatATTCTGAGAGATTGTGTTCAATTATACTACCATATTACTTACACTTTTCTTTGtgtcttaattaattaactgttttatttatgaaattggTGTAAATCCCAAACATAGTATATTCACGTGATAGACCATTTTGTtaccattttcttttggtaagaaataactattaaattttgttgtcgTTCCAACTAATTAGAGATTTCATATATAGAACCTAACAACTGTTGTTTGAAAGAGTTATTTTTAGAAGTACAACCAAACGAAACGAAGTCATAGTTTAACCATGTATATATGTAGACATGTCTTTGAATGTAAAATACAAGCCAATCTCGAGCAGAAAAGTTgcaaaccaaagaagaagatgaagattcaAATTATATGGCTCACTTTGGTTTTAATCGTCGTTGAAGCTAATGCAGTCAAACAAGGGAAAAACGCAACGATCCCGGCCCTAATAGTTTTTGGAGATTCAATAATGGATACAGGAAATAACAATAATCTTCCCACTCTTCTTAAATGTAACTTCCCTCCATACGGTAAAGATTATCCTGGAGGCTTTGCCACTGGAAGATTTTCTGATGGAAGAGTTCCTTCTGATCTTATTGGTAACCATTTgagtcattttttttatattttagaaaattatagaTTATAACTATTTATATGTTCTGATAagtatgtttaaaaataatttagcgGAAAAAATAGGATTGGCTAAGACATTACCAGCATATATGAATCCATATTTGAAGCCAGAGGATCTTCTTAAAGGTGTAACATTTGCATCAGGAGGAACTGGTTATGATCCATTGACAGCAAAAATTATGGTACAATatatcttatgtttttctatCACGATCATTAGTTCTTTTCATGGGTGATTCTTTATTCttacatttatgtttatttttgtagtcAGTGATATCAGTGTGGGATCAACtcatatatttcaaagaatatatatcaaagatcAAGAGGCATTtcggagaagaaaaagcaaaagatatCTTGGAACatagtttctttcttgtggTGTCTAGTAGCAATGACCTTGCTCACACTTATTTAGCTCAAGCTCATAGATATGATCGTACCTCTTATGCCAATTTCTTGGCTGACTCTGCTGTTCATTTCGTGAGAGTAAGTACTTTATTTgtagttaaatatatatatatatatatatatatcaatagtATATTGTTATATCTACTAACTACTTTATCTTatctataattaataattaggaATTACACAAGCTTGGAGCTCAAAAAATTGGAGTGTTTAGTGCAGTCCCTGTTGGTTGTGTTCCACTCCAAAGAACAGTTTTTGGAGGTTTTTTTACAAGAGGATGTAATCAACCTCTAAACAACATGGCAAAACAATTCAACGCAAGACTTTCTCCAGCACTAGATTCTTTAGATAAAGAGTTGGATGGTGTTATCCTTTACATTAATGTTTATGATACTCTTTTCGACATGATCCAACACCCTAAAAAATACGGTAGGTCCATCTAACATATTTATCttataattcatttttattatctattttaaactaaatttattcACATTATCTCATTTTGTTTCAGGTTTTGAAGTGGCTGATAGAGGATGTTGCGGTAAAGGACTGCTCACGATCTCCTATTTATGTAACTCATTGAACCAATTTACGTGTTCTAACTCTTCAGCTTATATATTTTGGGATAGCTATCATCCAAGTAAAAGAGCTTATCAAGTTATTGTCGACAATTTACTTGACAAATATTTGAGCAAAGTATATTGATGTTGaggaatcaaagaaaattgTATCTTTTTAGTctcattgtctttttttgttccatcTCAATTCATGTCTCACTAtgtattaaaatttagattttcaaTGTATCATTCAATTTTTACTCCTCAGATTATTAACTTTAAGGCTCATCAATAAAATTTGCATACTATATATAACTTagtaatattataattaaattccATATTTAAAAGTTAcccatttaaaattttaaatcaacaaaaaaaagagaaatagttAAAGTCAACATCTCTTAAGTAATTACATGTAAAATCTTACGAACCGTTGactaaatagaaaacaaattacgAACTAGTctaattgaattttgtttgttatactATTACTCTATTAGCTTTGAGCCAAATCAAAGACATGCTTGTCATTTGATACTTATTTACTTTGTAATTCATGAACTGGAAAACTTCGTTTAATAAACTATTGATATTTTTGCATTTGTCAAAAACAGATTACAAGATTGAATTAATAGATGGTCGacaattgttttcttaaaaaatagtaaagagATTCCTACAAAGTCCATGGTAGCAGCTTTGCCTATATACATCTAATATTGTTTCCATGTTAGTAATTTtgcctatatatataatattgtttctATGGTAGCAGCTTTCCTAGTGCATTAGTAAGATTTTGGTGGAATTcgaacaacaaacaaaaagtaaatacTAGCTGGAGTAGAAAAACATGTGCTAGAACAAAGGGAAATTGGCTTCAGAACCATCGATTAATTTAACTCAGCCCTATAAGCAAAACAACTTTGGACTTCCCATAATTACTCTTTGCAAAAGTTTTTAAGAGATAGatatttccaaaaatacaACTTTATTAATccaataaaatattgtttctcCTTCTAATGAATGGGAAACACCATATCGACTTGACTCCTAAATTTTTAGCCCACATTACTCGTGGTGTTAATTACTTGATATATGTTggtaaaaattatatttaaatgatgatagttatcaaatataatcttatataattataatgtGTTGgtctctaaatattttaaattaccattcaaaaataattcatttttcatattcaaattGTTGCCAACACATGTCTTTATATACTcttcatattcatttttgttatctttattgtcaaatttttatgATTATGGTCGTCGTTACTATCACCGTTCTACCTTTAttatactcttcttcttcttccccttcctCTGTcttgtcattttcttcttcattctctccaTCTTTTTCAATGTAAAACATTTGTTATTATGTGGTTGAAAAGAgaataaatttaaacttacTAACTTTAACCAAACATAACTCCATAAACCTATGGATAAGTTTGACTCCATTATTCTGAATTTAAATAAGTTAATGTCAACGTGATTAACGTTTGAGTTtaaatgagaagaaacatGTTAATAAtgactctataaattaaagtattagttttatgtataaatagCTATTTATAATTTAGAACGGAACACAGAAAGAGCAAACGTcatattcttaaaaaacaagaaagatagaGCTTACCTTCAACATCCTCCCCTTCCATCAAAATACTTTCATACTTGGTTTTAATCGAGATTAAAGTAATGATAAACATCAAatgtaacgcccgtgaaccagaaaatcggttagggtttgtttttaaattatccggtttaattgtttgggttaattggaaaccgTAGAGTGTGCCTatgaaagaaggaaactcgaaattagggctttagttagctacttttcgttttataaaggagaaaaggagaaggagcagaatcgttagggtttgggagaaatcagtttcgtcaaatcaaatcgtggtaaaaggtaaccaaatttggtagagttattTCCAAGTCCTTTAtcgttattctccagtttatAGAATTGGATTTagattaaaattggttgagttattcgcagtttcgtaagacacgttttctcagacgcgaattaggaccagcggagattgaaactgagatcgtggtctcgtctgttttcCGATTGGCACGAGATTTTGTGGGCAGCTTTGTGACGTCTGCAGCTAGGAGTTCACCGGAGCGATTGAATAGTTAACGGTTAgcttgtattttagggtttcgtctttgagactgcttgtttctggtttttcctgtccagtttgcttcaaggttgcttttggttgtggacttgttgtaggacgtttctggacttTTTTggacgcaaggagagtctctcctgggtttaattgCTATTGGAATCAATTTGTTgaggtgagtgcgtgaccatgagattatctgagcgattgggttgtgtgatttgttttgtgtgatgatatgtaggtgtggtgaatgtgttttgggtgaattgttcaatgactggtttgtttgtattgtattcgtgattatacctttgtatttgcttgt from Arabidopsis thaliana chromosome 3, partial sequence includes these protein-coding regions:
- a CDS encoding GDSL-like Lipase/Acylhydrolase superfamily protein (GDSL-like Lipase/Acylhydrolase superfamily protein; FUNCTIONS IN: hydrolase activity, acting on ester bonds, lipase activity, carboxylesterase activity; INVOLVED IN: lipid metabolic process; LOCATED IN: endomembrane system; CONTAINS InterPro DOMAIN/s: Lipase, GDSL, active site (InterPro:IPR008265), Lipase, GDSL (InterPro:IPR001087); BEST Arabidopsis thaliana protein match is: GDSL-like Lipase/Acylhydrolase superfamily protein (TAIR:AT1G59406.1); Has 3150 Blast hits to 3107 proteins in 133 species: Archae - 0; Bacteria - 157; Metazoa - 0; Fungi - 2; Plants - 2985; Viruses - 0; Other Eukaryotes - 6 (source: NCBI BLink).), whose protein sequence is MKIQIIWLTLVLIVVEANAVKQGKNATIPALIVFGDSIMDTGNNNNLPTLLKCNFPPYGKDYPGGFATGRFSDGRVPSDLIAEKIGLAKTLPAYMNPYLKPEDLLKGVTFASGGTGYDPLTAKIMSVISVWDQLIYFKEYISKIKRHFGEEKAKDILEHSFFLVVSSSNDLAHTYLAQAHRYDRTSYANFLADSAVHFVRELHKLGAQKIGVFSAVPVGCVPLQRTVFGDKELDGVILYINVYDTLFDMIQHPKKYGFEVADRGCCGKGLLTISYLCNSLNQFTCSNSSAYIFWDSYHPSKRAYQVIVDNLLDKYLSKVY